The Paenibacillus sp. FSL W8-0426 region TATTTTCAGTAAAAAAAAGCCCGTTCGCATCACCTTAGTGGGCAAACGGGCATTTCATCGGGGCGTCGCCAAAAGCTGCAGCTTGGCAGGAATACGCCTTCTCCTGATAAAAAAAATTGGGCTTCACGAGTTTGTTGCGATACGGCTTATGGAAAATATGCGTCGTTGCAGGCGACACAGGCGGAATAAGCCAAGTCCAGTCGCCGGTCAGCTCGCGTCCCTCCTGGGATTCCCGCTGCTCGAACAAGGCAAACTGCGAAGCCGCAGTGTGATGGTCCACGATGCTGACGCCCGCCTTCTTGAACGAATGCAGCACGGCTGCATTGAGCTCCACCAGTGCCCGATCCTTCCATAGCGTCGTTTCGCTCGACGTGTCCATGCCAAGCGCCTTCGCGACTTCAGGCAGCTTGTTGTACCGGAATGGATCGGCGAGATTGCGCGCGCCGATCTCCGTTCCCATGTACCACCCGTTGAACGGTGCCGCCGGATAGGAAATGCCCCCGATTTCCAGACGCATGTCGGCAATCATCGGCACGCCGTACCAGCGCAAGCCCAAATGGGCCATCTCTGGCCGGTCCGGATGCTCGATGCGCACTTCCACGATATCCTCCCCCGGCACCTCGAACCATTCGGGGTCCTGTCCATCCGATTGAATAATGATCGGCAACACATCATATGGGGTGCCCGCCCCTTGCCAACCCAGGGACATCGCCACTTCAGTCATCTCCACCGAAGCCGGGTCGCCCACGATGCCATTCTCCGTTTCGTATCCGGCATACCGGATCAACTGATGATTCCAGATCCGCAAGGGAGCGCCTTGAGGCCCTTCCGGCGCCATAACCGTGATCATCGGAATGACCTTGCCGCCATTCGATGCCGTCCGGATATGGTGAAGGATGGCCTCGGCTGCTTGAGCGGCCGTCTCGATCTCGCGCGCATCCACGATGCGCAGCTTGTCCCAGAACAGGCGGCCGATGCAGCGGTTGCTGTTCCGCCATGCCATTTTGCAGCCATGCTCCAGCTCTTCCTTCGTGTGCGTGTACATGCCTGTGGCCGCGATGTCGCCCAGCACGATAACAAGCCGGGCCTCCGCGACTTCGCGCGTGTGGCCCAGCTCTTCATAACATGTATATATAAACCGTTCCGCTTCCAGTTTCAGCTCTTCCGGGTCTGTCCGCATTGTCCATAACCACCCATCCATACGACTTGAATGCCATCATTATACGGCAAGCCCACCGGATTTGTAAGCGAACGGGCATTTTGTTCACGGACTCTACATATCGTTGTCAGGATGCAGGCAACCTTGATTATTTGCCCAGAAAAGCATTCAGCATCCAGATTTCTTTTTCCAGTCCAGCCGTGAAGCCGATCAGCATATCTTCGGTTGCGTTATCCACGGCTTCGCCTGCAGCTTCAATGCCTTCATGAATGACCGACACCATGGTCCGGAGATCAGCAACGACGGCCTCCACCATTTGCTCTGCGGTTGGTTGTCCAGCCGCTTCTTCGATTGGCGAAAGGCTCAACTGCTCACTGAGCGTAGCTACGGGGCTGCCGCCAATAGCCAGCAAACGCTCTGCAACCTCGTCCATGTTGGCGGTCGCCAAGTTGTACAATTCTTCGAATTTGCCGTGCAGGGTGAAGAAATGAGGACCTTTCACATACCAGTGGAAGTTGTGCAGTTTAGTATACAATACGGACCAGCCTGCGATTTGGCGGTTCAGTACGTTGTGAAGTTCGGTCATGCGTGCGTTGAATGTGTTAGTAGTTTGGATTGTGCTCATGGATTATATCCCCTTTCGGAATGTAGAATTTAAGTGTTTATATAAGTTGATTCGTTCGTTACACCCTGTTACTCCGATTGCATCCCATCTCCAGAATGGTTCTGCACTCTCCGTTAATGTGTAACATATTCAATCAATTTATATTCATTTTTAACTTCTTTAATTTAGACTTAATCTAAATCTTGTTTTAATTATATCATCGGATATTCACTTTGAAAAGACCTATGGCACTTCTTTCAAATGAAGATTCCATGAAGCGGCCTTCATCTTCTGACCTTATATAACGAAATTAGACAAATGCACCATAAGACATGGACTGCATCATTATGACGGTTCCTACACGAAGTATTTTGAGCACGATCTCAAGAAAAAAAGGATATGTATAAGGACAACAAATATGATAATAATATTAATCATTCGCTTTCTGTTTTCTTTCACTTTGTTGACAAACTGAACATACATTTATAATATGGGGGTGAGAGGTGAGATGATAATGCGTCCAACCGTAATTGAAAGAAGTATCTTAACCGGACCGAGTGCTCACAGTTATTTACAAAATATGATCGAGTTCGACTTGCCAACCACAGCAGCACTCATTAAAAACTTATTGTTTACAGTGAAAGGGGCAGAACGTTACGTTAAACTGTGGGACGAGGAACAACTGTCCGACAAAGCAATGGTTATGGAGTATGCTTTAGCCTTGTTACAACACATTTCGGAGGAAGCTGCTCGAGAACAAGTTAGTGTAAACTTCTCAACTACAGAAGTTGCTAAGTACCTGGGCGTTTCACCGCAAACAATTAACACCTGGATTCGTCAGGGGAAAATAATTGGTGCTGAAAAAGAAGGACAGAAGTGGTCCAAAATTTCGGAAGATGCTGAAGTTATTTTTGCGAATGGTAATCGCGTCTCCGTTGCAGTATTGAAAGCGAATTGGGAAGCTGAAAACCAAAATCCAGAAGTCGATGAAATAACTTACTTACAAAAATCCATTAAAGAGTTTGAACAAAACTACGGTGGCACATTCGAAGAAGTTTTTGGCGACAAGACAATCAAAGAGCTCACAGCAGAGGACACAGATGCTTCGGTATGGTGGTCATACAAAGCGAGGTTAGCTAGTGCGCAAGTTTCTCAACGTTAAAAAGACAGTTTTCAGTAACCTTGATCATGTCTACCCGGAAATTTTTTCGGCAAGACCTATTGAGACGCCAAGAGAAGAACTCGACCACAAAAAGGGTCGAGAAATTAATGTGAATATAAAATTCCATGATTATGATGGATATCTTCAATGCAAAGAGATCTTTGAAGGTGACGAACTAATCGAATATTATTATGACTGGTATGCCGGTAACAAGGAGATTCTTCAAAAATTTCATGCCCACTATCACCGTGATGAAACTCCACACGAATTTAAAAAGTTTGATCCATGGCATTTCCATGTTCCTATGAACTTGGAAGACAAAGATGGTCAACGAATTGAAGGTGTTCCAGGGTATACAATACATGATGTTCTTAGTAATCATATTATTCCATATATTTTAAAAACGAGACGTTCTCAGAGACAGCGTAGAAATTAATCGTGAGTCCTCCTATTAAGGAGGACTTTTTGGTGCGATAAGTGCAGGTCCTTCGTGTACTAAAAGGCTTATCTATTTTGTAGCTACTACACTAAAGCACGCGTACAGGGGACACCGCCTTTGCCAATATTCGTCCAATCTCCTCATAGCTATGAGCCAAGTAATGCGCCTGATGATCCGATTCCGGTTCGGCCTGGCGATGATTGAACCAGATCACCTGCCAACCGGCATTGACTGCGCCCACGACATCGTTCCGCCAAGAGTCTCCGATATAGAAGCTGTTGCGCGCCTCGGTCCCCGTCTGTTTGCTCACATGCTCGAACAAACGGCGGTCCGGCTTGGCATAGCCGATCGTCCCCGAGATGAAAATACGCTCTCTCGGAATCACGTCTCGCACCTTCAGTGCCTCAAGCTTCCGCTCCTGATGCGCACCTTCGCCGTTGGTAATCAAACCGACAAAATGGCCTTCCTCCATCAATTCATGCATCAGTGCATACGCTCCATCAAACGGTTGAATGTGGAACTGGCGGCCCAAATACCGCTCCTGGAGTGCAGCAGCCTGTTCAGGTTCTACCGCAATCCCGAACTCTTTCAGCATCAGCTCAAAACGCCGACGGCGCATCCGTTCCACCGCTTCCGGCTCCGGCACGGCGGATAGCCCTTCCTGATCGGAAAGCCAGTCGCTGTAATAACGAAAACGGTGGTATGCCTCCGCATAAGGAAAATCGTCAGGCAGCCCGATGACTTCCTGCAGCGCTCCCCGCAGCGGCTGTAAATGATCGTACAGTGTATCGTCCACGTCGAAAAAGATCGCTTTTTTCTCTGGTTCCATTAACGTCATCTCCCTCCCACTTCTCATCCACGAAATGTAGCTATGATACCATATCCGCACAAGGATGTTGATATCTCACTCCAACCAACGCTTGAAACTCCTATGGCAAATGCCCTGATGTCCTTGCTGTTCCTCTCCAAACAAAACATAAAAAAGACATACGCACTCTCTCCAAAAGAGAATGCATATGCCTGCTCCATTAATCCACGATCAATGGTACAACTTTGCCCGCATTAACATCGATCAAGCCATGATCCGTGATCTTGAGCGCCGGGCTTACCGCCAGCGAATGCGTGCTTAGCGACATGATCGGATTATAGTGTACATACCCGAGCGAGAGCATCGCTGCGCGCAGCTCCTTCACTTGATGTGATACAACAGCGAGTGGTTCCTCGGTCAGGATGCCACCCACCGGCAGTTCCAGATGGGACAATACTTTGCCGTCTTCCACTACACAGAAACCACCCTGGCTCGAAATCACCGTGTTAGCTGCCAGAATCATATCTTCGCGATTACGTCCTACAACCAGAAGGTTGTGATTGTCATGCGAATATGTCGTTGCAATGGCACCGCGTTTGATCGTATCCCCGCCAATCAGGCCATACGCCCGATTGCCGTTCACGGCATAACGCTCGAACGTCGCGATTTGACCGTATTCGCTGTTTTCCCATTGCAATTCACCGTTCAACGCTTCGATCGGCGCGATCAGCTCTTCCACAAAGGTCGAACCGTCTTTCACCATCATCACCCGGCAGTTATGCAGGCCATCGGACAACTGGGTAACCGAACCTGCCGAACTCGCCTCCGCCTTTGCTCCCAGCATGCTTCCGTTCACTTTGGGATCGTCCAGCCGGATGGAGAAATCGCTGGCTGCCAACGGATTCAGTTTCACGCTGCTATAGAAGTGTGACGGAAATTGCGGAGCTGTCCGTGTCTGCTCATACGGTTCGTAATCGTCATAAGCTTTCTTCCCGTTTTTATATACCTGTTCAATCGAAAGTTTATCCAGATCCGCTACAAGCGAGTAGTCGGCGATTTTACCCGGCGCGATGCTGCCGCGATCGGTCATCTTCATCCGTGCCGCAGGCGTCGACGTTGCCGCATAGATGGCGTCTTCGGGGCGCATGCCCATGCCGATGGCCTTGCGCACGATATGGTCAAGGTGTCCGCGGGCCACGAGCGAATCCGGCATGACGTCATCCGTGACGAAGCAGAAATGCTGCGACACATCATGACCGATCAAGTAATCGATCACTTCCGGCGTCATCGATTTTTCCTGAATCTCGATGAACATGCCTGCCGCGATGCGGGCCTGAAGGCCTTCGATGCTTTGATGGGTATGATCGGAATCCACCCCGGCATAGATCAGGCGATGCAGATCCAGTCCCAGCAGCTTCGGCGTATGTCCTTCGATGACAAGATCGGGATAGTTTTTGCGGATATGGCGCAAAATCTGGTTGGTTTTGCATTCCGGATCGCGAATGACGTCAACGTAGTTCATGATTTCGCCCAGACAGATGATCTCCCCGGTCGCAAGCAGCGCATCCATATCCTCGATTTCGATTGATCCGCCCGTTGTTTCCATCGGCGTGGCCGGCACGGAGCTCGGGATGCCGTAGAACATGTCCACCGTCGTCTCCCGGCTCGCGGCCATCATTTCCTGCACGCCTTCCAGGCCGAACACGTTTGCCATCTCATGCGGTTCCGCCACGATGGAGGTAACTCCGCATCGGATCAGTCCATGAGAAAAGGTCGCGGGGGTCACCATCGTGCTTTCGATGTGCAGATGGATGTCGATGAGGCCGGGAATCATGTACCGTCCCCGGGCATCGATCACCTCGCACGCTTCGAACCGATCCGTCCCGCCAGGTCCGATGTATAGAAATCTGCCGTCCAGCACGGCAACGTTATTCTCTTCGAATCGTTTATAGTAGCTGTTGTACACCCGTACATTGACAATCAGTTGATCGACACGCATGGGGCATCATCTCCTTTTTCTCGGTGTCAAGCATATGGAATGATGCCATAGGCTTCCATCCATGCTTCCTGCTTCTATTCCACAAGTACAAGCTTGTCCTGCGGGAAAATGAGGCTGACCCGCTGTCCGCTGAGATAAGGCGTCTCCATCTCCTGATTGGCGGTGAAGTCTCCCAGCTCCGTCTCGATCACGTATTGGTAACTGCGTCCCAAATACGTGCTGACCTTCACGATGCCCGGCAATGCGTTCAATTGTTCCGAAGTGTCGCCGCTCACGATCAGGTCGTCGGGACGAATCGCGCCTTTGCGAGCGCCCGGTCTTGCCGTCCCCGGATGTGCCGTCGCGGTGAACTGTCTTCCGCCTGCTTTCAGGGTAATCGTATCGCCCGCATCACTGCGGTCCGCGAACTCGATGAAGTTGTGGAACCCGATGAATCGGGCCACGAATTCCGTCGCCGGATATTTGAAAATCGTTTCCGGGCGGTCGAGCTGCTCGACGACGCCTTTGTTCATGATCGCCACCTGGTCGGAAATGGAGAAGCACTCCTCCTGATCATGCGAGACGTACAATGTCGTAATCCCCAGCTCCTGCTGGATTCGGCGGATCTCCACGCGCATGTTCACCCGCAGGTTGGCATCGAGGTTGCTGAGCGGCTCGTCGAAGAGCAGCAGATCCGGCTCGATGACCAGCGCGCGGGCAATCGCCACGCGCTGCCGCTGACCGCCGGACAGCTCCTGCGGGAACCTTTTTTCGAAACCGTTCAGGTTCACCACTTCGAGAATGCGCATGACGCGCGCCCCGATATCTTTATCCTTCACTTTGCGCATCCGCAGGCCGAAGGCTACGTTGTCGTAAACCGACAAATGCGGGAACAGCGCATAGCTCTGAAACACAAATCCGAAATTCCGTTTGTTCACCGGAACCTTCGTATAGTCCTTGCCGCCGAACATGAACTTGCCTTGCTGTGCTTCCAGAAATCCGGCGATGAGACGCAGTGTCGTTGTTTTGCCGCAGCCGCTCGGTCCAAGGAGGGAGAGCAGCTTGCCTTTTTCCAGCTCCAATCGAAAATCCTTCAGGATCGTCTGGTTGTCATAAGCCACCGATACCTGGTCCAAAGTCAGCAATGCCATACGCTTTAGCGCCTCCAATTAACGTTTAGTAAAATAAGAAAGTCCACCCATTACACGTTCGATCACAAACATGAGCAAGCCGGTCAGCACCATGAGCAGCACCGAAATCGCCGCGATGGTCGGATCGAAATAATTTTCCACGTACGTCAGCATCTGTATCGGCAATGTGCTTACCCCTGGTCCGGTCATGAACACGGAAATGTCGACATTGTTGAACGACTCCAGGAAAGCAATGAGCACCGCAGCCAGAATACCTGACCGAATGTTGGGCAGCACCACCTGGAAGAACGTTCTGATCCGTCCCGCTCCCAGACTCAGCGCAGCCTCTTCCACGGCAAAGTCAAAGCTCGACAAGCTCGACGCGATGACCCGAATGATAAATGGAAGCATAATTACCGTGTGGCCGATCAAAAGCCCGAGGTACATCGGCAGATGATAGATCACGATCAAGTATCTCATCAGCGTGAAACCAAGCACGATCCCCGGGATGAGCACCGGAGACAGGAAGATTGCATTCAAAAGCGATTTTCCTTTGAAATCAAAACGGCTCAGCGCATAAGCGGCAGGAATCCCGAGCACCAGCGCGAGCAGATTTCCCAGCAGGGAAATGACGATCGACGTCTGGAACGTGCGCACGAAACCGCCTGCGTTGAATATATTTTCGTACCAGCGGA contains the following coding sequences:
- a CDS encoding ABC transporter ATP-binding protein; amino-acid sequence: MALLTLDQVSVAYDNQTILKDFRLELEKGKLLSLLGPSGCGKTTTLRLIAGFLEAQQGKFMFGGKDYTKVPVNKRNFGFVFQSYALFPHLSVYDNVAFGLRMRKVKDKDIGARVMRILEVVNLNGFEKRFPQELSGGQRQRVAIARALVIEPDLLLFDEPLSNLDANLRVNMRVEIRRIQQELGITTLYVSHDQEECFSISDQVAIMNKGVVEQLDRPETIFKYPATEFVARFIGFHNFIEFADRSDAGDTITLKAGGRQFTATAHPGTARPGARKGAIRPDDLIVSGDTSEQLNALPGIVKVSTYLGRSYQYVIETELGDFTANQEMETPYLSGQRVSLIFPQDKLVLVE
- a CDS encoding nitric oxide synthase oxygenase is translated as MRTDPEELKLEAERFIYTCYEELGHTREVAEARLVIVLGDIAATGMYTHTKEELEHGCKMAWRNSNRCIGRLFWDKLRIVDAREIETAAQAAEAILHHIRTASNGGKVIPMITVMAPEGPQGAPLRIWNHQLIRYAGYETENGIVGDPASVEMTEVAMSLGWQGAGTPYDVLPIIIQSDGQDPEWFEVPGEDIVEVRIEHPDRPEMAHLGLRWYGVPMIADMRLEIGGISYPAAPFNGWYMGTEIGARNLADPFRYNKLPEVAKALGMDTSSETTLWKDRALVELNAAVLHSFKKAGVSIVDHHTAASQFALFEQRESQEGRELTGDWTWLIPPVSPATTHIFHKPYRNKLVKPNFFYQEKAYSCQAAAFGDAPMKCPFAH
- a CDS encoding ABC transporter permease, with the translated sequence MREKHIGLGLFSLLVFIFLLGPLLIISVTSFEPGTVLKFPPEGFSLRWYENIFNAGGFVRTFQTSIVISLLGNLLALVLGIPAAYALSRFDFKGKSLLNAIFLSPVLIPGIVLGFTLMRYLIVIYHLPMYLGLLIGHTVIMLPFIIRVIASSLSSFDFAVEEAALSLGAGRIRTFFQVVLPNIRSGILAAVLIAFLESFNNVDISVFMTGPGVSTLPIQMLTYVENYFDPTIAAISVLLMVLTGLLMFVIERVMGGLSYFTKR
- a CDS encoding HAD family hydrolase produces the protein MEPEKKAIFFDVDDTLYDHLQPLRGALQEVIGLPDDFPYAEAYHRFRYYSDWLSDQEGLSAVPEPEAVERMRRRRFELMLKEFGIAVEPEQAAALQERYLGRQFHIQPFDGAYALMHELMEEGHFVGLITNGEGAHQERKLEALKVRDVIPRERIFISGTIGYAKPDRRLFEHVSKQTGTEARNSFYIGDSWRNDVVGAVNAGWQVIWFNHRQAEPESDHQAHYLAHSYEEIGRILAKAVSPVRVL
- a CDS encoding DNA starvation/stationary phase protection protein yields the protein MSTIQTTNTFNARMTELHNVLNRQIAGWSVLYTKLHNFHWYVKGPHFFTLHGKFEELYNLATANMDEVAERLLAIGGSPVATLSEQLSLSPIEEAAGQPTAEQMVEAVVADLRTMVSVIHEGIEAAGEAVDNATEDMLIGFTAGLEKEIWMLNAFLGK
- a CDS encoding helix-turn-helix domain-containing protein, whose amino-acid sequence is MRPTVIERSILTGPSAHSYLQNMIEFDLPTTAALIKNLLFTVKGAERYVKLWDEEQLSDKAMVMEYALALLQHISEEAAREQVSVNFSTTEVAKYLGVSPQTINTWIRQGKIIGAEKEGQKWSKISEDAEVIFANGNRVSVAVLKANWEAENQNPEVDEITYLQKSIKEFEQNYGGTFEEVFGDKTIKELTAEDTDASVWWSYKARLASAQVSQR
- a CDS encoding adenine deaminase C-terminal domain-containing protein, with the translated sequence MRVDQLIVNVRVYNSYYKRFEENNVAVLDGRFLYIGPGGTDRFEACEVIDARGRYMIPGLIDIHLHIESTMVTPATFSHGLIRCGVTSIVAEPHEMANVFGLEGVQEMMAASRETTVDMFYGIPSSVPATPMETTGGSIEIEDMDALLATGEIICLGEIMNYVDVIRDPECKTNQILRHIRKNYPDLVIEGHTPKLLGLDLHRLIYAGVDSDHTHQSIEGLQARIAAGMFIEIQEKSMTPEVIDYLIGHDVSQHFCFVTDDVMPDSLVARGHLDHIVRKAIGMGMRPEDAIYAATSTPAARMKMTDRGSIAPGKIADYSLVADLDKLSIEQVYKNGKKAYDDYEPYEQTRTAPQFPSHFYSSVKLNPLAASDFSIRLDDPKVNGSMLGAKAEASSAGSVTQLSDGLHNCRVMMVKDGSTFVEELIAPIEALNGELQWENSEYGQIATFERYAVNGNRAYGLIGGDTIKRGAIATTYSHDNHNLLVVGRNREDMILAANTVISSQGGFCVVEDGKVLSHLELPVGGILTEEPLAVVSHQVKELRAAMLSLGYVHYNPIMSLSTHSLAVSPALKITDHGLIDVNAGKVVPLIVD